The Montipora capricornis isolate CH-2021 chromosome 3, ASM3666992v2, whole genome shotgun sequence genome window below encodes:
- the LOC138043098 gene encoding protein O-mannose kinase-like, whose amino-acid sequence MAAKLVLYFAPVPVLFLTYYLLFSGKKASRRHENYKGRQAVSGINGLKPNCPSNFHLVDGNCVRCPRGQFSFQGWIACLQWLDCANIALDVRIRRRIGVPGHLNAVKEVYLADWNGYDVVYSKCASDVFYEDCLHGMKMVEGLQGSEFVVQLIGICYGGNLELVTGYYKYGSAEKVNKLLDSQDLNEFNTVETRFQLCIDYVRILNFLHNSPLGVRVMCDSNDITKTLSQYLITDDFHLVVNDLDALPEVKVDKGELIKCGHRELFGDFVAPEQLWPFGKSRPFNDKEMPPYDERIDIWRIPNVVDKLLGRVQNSNYVRRLLLGIHESCKQEDPDGRPTAKEVLEMFLNVQQKIVQDGVKGEL is encoded by the exons ATGGCAGCAAAGTTAGTGCTTTATTTTGCACCGGTTCCTGTTTTATTTTTGACTTACTATCTGTTATTTTCGGGTAAGAAAGCTTCCAGACGACACGAAAATTACAAAGGAAGACAGGCTGTATCTGGAATTAATGGTTTGAAACCTAATTGTCCGTCGAATTTTCACCTAGTGGACGGGAACTGCGTAAGATGCCCTCGAGGCCAGTTTAGTTTTCAAGGATGGATTGCCTGTTTGCAATGGTTAGACTGCGCAAACATTGCTCTGGATGTAAGAATAAGGCGAAGGATAGGAGTACCAGGCCATCTTAACGCAGTAAAAGAAGTTTATTTGGCTGATTGGAATGGATATGATGTTGTTTATAGCAAATGTGCCAGTGATGTATTTTATGAAGACTGTCTGCACGGAATGAAAATGGTAGAAGGTCTACAAGGAAGTGAATTTGTCGTTCAGCTTATAGGAATTTGTTACGGTGGAAATTTGGAG TTGGTAACAGGTTATTACAAGTATGGTTCGGCAGAAAAAGTTAACAAACTCCTGGACAGTCAAGATCTCAATGAATTTAATACAGTGGAGACAAGATTTCAACTTTGCATAGACTATGTAAGAATCCTCAATTTTCTTCACAACAGTCCGCTTGGAGTGCGAGTTATGTGCGACTCAAATGACATCACAAAGACATTATCACAGTATCTCATCACAGATGACTTTCACTTGGTTGTCAATGATTTAGATGCATTGCCAGAGGTTAAAGTTGATAAAGGCGAGCTGATCAAATGTGGCCATAGGGAATTATTTGGTGATTTTGTAGCTCCCGAACAGCTATGGCCCTTTGGAAAATCACGCCCTTTTAATGACAAAGAGATGCCTCCATATGATGAGCGAATTGACATTTGGAGAATACCCAATgttgttgataaacttcttggtCGAGTTCAGAATAGTAATTATGTTAGGCGTCTACTTTTAGGAATTCACGAGTCTTGTAAACAAGAAGACCCAGATGGAAGGCCAACAGCGAAAGAAGTTCTTGAAATGTTCTTAAATGTGCAGCAGAAAATTGTTCAGGATGGGGTAAAGGGGGAGCTTTGA